The Papio anubis isolate 15944 chromosome 5, Panubis1.0, whole genome shotgun sequence genome has a segment encoding these proteins:
- the PRLR gene encoding prolactin receptor, producing MKENVISATVVTLLLFLNTCLLNGQLPPGKPEIFKCRSPNKETFTCWWRPGTDGGLPTNYSLTYHREGETLMHECPDYITGGPNSCHFGKQYTSMWRTYIMMVNATNQMGSSFSDELYVDVTYIGKGKESG from the exons ATGAAGGAAAATGTGATATCTGCAACTGTTGTCACTCTGCTACTTTTTCTCAACACCTGCCTTCTGAATG GACAGTTACCTCCTGGAAAACCTGAGATCTTTAAATGTCGTTCTCCCAATAAGGAAACATTCACCTGCTGGTGGAGGCCTGGGACAGATGGAGGACTTCCTACCAATTATTCGCTGACTTACCACAGGGAAGG AGAGACACTCATGCATGAATGTCCAGACTACATAACTGGTGGGCCCAACTCCTGCCACTTTGGCAAGCAGTACACCTCCATGTGGAGGACATACATCATGATGGTCAATGCCACTAACCAAATGGGAAGCAGTTTCTCGGATGAACTTTACGTGGACGTGACTTACATAGGTAAGGGGAAGGAAAGTGGGTGA